Part of the Janibacter alkaliphilus genome is shown below.
CGTCTTCCTGCACGCGCACCCCGACGACGAGGCGACCGCGACCGCCGGGTCGCAGATCCTGGCCAGCCGGGCCGGGCACCGGGTGGTCGTCGTCTACGGCACCAACGGTGACCACGGCGAAGGGAGCGAGCACCTCCCCGAGGGCGTGACCCTCGTCGAGCACCGCCGCGGCGAGGCCGAGGCGAGCGCGGCGATCACCGGCACGGCGCGGGTCGCCTGGCTCGGCTACGCCGACTCCGGGATGACCGGCTGGGAGCAGAACCACGCGCCCGGCGCCTTCCACGCCGCCGACCTCGACGAGGCCGCGGGGCGCCTCGCGGCGATCCTCGACGAGGAGGACGCGGACGTGCTCGTCGGCTACGACTGGCACGGCAACTACGGCCACCCCGACCACGTCAAGGTCCACCACGTCGCCCACCGCGCCGCCGAGCTGGCCGCCCGGCGACCCCGGCTGCTGGAGTCGACGAGCAACCGCGACCACATGCGGGTGCTCTTCGCCATGGCCAAGGAGATGGGCATGGCCGGCGACGGCGACGACCAGGACACCTGGGACATCGACGGCCCGGCCGACGACGGCAACCCCTTCGGCACCCCCGAGGCGGAGATCCACTGGCGCACCGACGTCAGCGCGGTCATCGACGACAAGCGCGCCGCGCTCTCCTGCCACGCCAGCCAGACCTCCGACGCCGGGATGATGCTGGCGATGCCGCCGGAGGCCTTCGCCGCCGGCTTCGGACACGAGTTCTACATCGAGCCCGGCCTGGAGCCGGGGATGCGCGACGGGCTGCCCTTCGCCTGAGCGGCTCGCGCCGCCCGCCTCACCCGACGCTTAGGCCTTCGTCAAACGCGAGCGCGATCGCTGAAGAAGTGACGACGGGTAGTGAACGCGCTTGATCGCATCGTCGCAAAGGCGCAACCTGGCGTGAAGACAACAAAGGCCGCGAACCACTTCCTTTAGTTCT
Proteins encoded:
- a CDS encoding PIG-L family deacetylase → MSTIVFLHAHPDDEATATAGSQILASRAGHRVVVVYGTNGDHGEGSEHLPEGVTLVEHRRGEAEASAAITGTARVAWLGYADSGMTGWEQNHAPGAFHAADLDEAAGRLAAILDEEDADVLVGYDWHGNYGHPDHVKVHHVAHRAAELAARRPRLLESTSNRDHMRVLFAMAKEMGMAGDGDDQDTWDIDGPADDGNPFGTPEAEIHWRTDVSAVIDDKRAALSCHASQTSDAGMMLAMPPEAFAAGFGHEFYIEPGLEPGMRDGLPFA